A stretch of Fundidesulfovibrio soli DNA encodes these proteins:
- a CDS encoding (2Fe-2S) ferredoxin domain-containing protein → MVNKPKHHILVCNSFRAKGEPKGVCFKAGGGMLQYMETEILDRGLDILITGSGCLKQCEQGPVMIVYPEQWWYGGIDSEEKVDEILDALENGEPCEDYLI, encoded by the coding sequence ATGGTCAACAAGCCCAAACACCATATCCTGGTCTGCAACAGCTTCCGCGCCAAGGGCGAGCCCAAGGGCGTCTGCTTCAAGGCCGGCGGCGGCATGCTGCAGTACATGGAGACCGAAATCCTGGACCGCGGCCTGGACATCCTGATCACCGGCTCCGGCTGCCTCAAGCAGTGCGAGCAGGGCCCCGTGATGATCGTCTACCCCGAGCAGTGGTGGTACGGCGGCATCGACTCCGAGGAGAAGGTGGACGAGATCCTGGACGCGCTGGAGAACGGCGAGCCCTGCGAAGACTACCTGATCTAG
- a CDS encoding P-II family nitrogen regulator, protein MKEVIAIVRMNKMNQTKKALTDAGIAAFFAHEAWGRGKGLVNSIVAAGAAQGYQEAAEVLGSKGKLFAKRLITVVVPDEKVSTVVDAIMAANKTGQAGDGKIFVVPMADSVRVRTSESGTCAIE, encoded by the coding sequence ATGAAGGAAGTCATCGCCATCGTTCGCATGAACAAGATGAACCAGACCAAGAAGGCGTTGACCGACGCGGGTATCGCGGCCTTCTTCGCCCACGAGGCCTGGGGACGCGGCAAGGGGCTGGTGAACTCGATCGTGGCCGCGGGCGCGGCCCAGGGCTACCAGGAAGCGGCCGAAGTGCTCGGCAGCAAGGGCAAGCTCTTCGCCAAGCGCCTGATCACCGTGGTGGTGCCCGACGAGAAGGTGAGCACCGTGGTGGACGCCATCATGGCCGCCAACAAGACCGGCCAGGCCGGCGACGGCAAGATCTTCGTGGTGCCCATGGCCGACTCCGTGCGCGTGCGCACCAGCGAGAGCGGCACCTGCGCCATCGAGTAA
- the nifK gene encoding nitrogenase molybdenum-iron protein subunit beta, producing MAMLRHTPAEITVDRTALTINPAKTCQPVGAMYAALGIHGCMPHSHGSQGCCAYHRSALTRHYKEPVTAATSSFTEGSSVFGGQANLLTAIQNIFSVYEPEVVAVHTTCLSETIGDDMTQIVEKARSEGKVPAGKHVIYCNTPSYVGSHVTGYSNMVQGMVKNLAKSSGAKNGKVNVIPGFCEPSDMAEIKRLAKLMGADVTMFPDTSGVMDAPLTGKYEMFPKGGATVEEIMSSGDAVGTIALGQWATAAPAKYLDAEFKVPCEIMGLPFGIEDTDAYIMALSKMSGKPVPASIDFERGQVVDVLSDYSQYFYGKRVALAGDPDQIIGLTKFLVELDMVPAYIVSGTPGNKLEKAIREITKDVPAEVKFKCPGDMFLLHQWIKQEPVDLLIGNSYMKYIARDEDIPLIRHGFPIVDRFGHSMFPTVGYKGALRLMEKILDALLTRRDRDASETEFELVY from the coding sequence ATGGCTATGCTCAGACACACACCGGCCGAAATCACGGTCGACCGCACGGCCCTGACCATCAACCCGGCCAAGACCTGCCAGCCCGTCGGCGCCATGTACGCCGCCCTGGGCATCCACGGGTGCATGCCGCACTCCCACGGCTCCCAGGGATGCTGCGCCTACCACCGCTCCGCGCTGACCAGGCACTACAAGGAGCCAGTCACCGCGGCCACCAGCTCCTTCACGGAAGGCTCCTCGGTGTTCGGCGGGCAGGCCAACCTGCTCACCGCCATCCAGAACATCTTCTCCGTGTACGAGCCCGAGGTCGTGGCGGTGCACACCACCTGCCTCTCCGAGACCATCGGCGACGACATGACCCAGATCGTGGAGAAGGCCCGCTCCGAGGGCAAGGTGCCCGCGGGCAAGCACGTGATCTACTGCAACACCCCCTCCTACGTGGGTTCGCACGTCACGGGCTACTCCAACATGGTGCAGGGCATGGTCAAGAACCTGGCCAAGTCCTCCGGCGCCAAGAACGGCAAGGTCAACGTGATCCCCGGCTTCTGCGAGCCCTCGGACATGGCCGAGATCAAGCGCCTGGCCAAGCTCATGGGCGCGGACGTGACCATGTTCCCGGACACCTCGGGCGTGATGGACGCCCCCCTGACCGGCAAGTACGAGATGTTCCCCAAGGGCGGCGCCACCGTCGAGGAGATCATGTCCTCCGGCGACGCCGTGGGCACCATCGCGCTGGGCCAGTGGGCCACCGCCGCCCCGGCCAAGTACCTGGACGCCGAGTTCAAGGTCCCCTGCGAGATCATGGGCCTGCCCTTCGGCATCGAGGACACCGACGCCTACATCATGGCCCTCTCCAAGATGAGCGGCAAGCCCGTGCCCGCCTCCATCGACTTCGAGCGCGGCCAGGTGGTGGACGTCCTCTCCGACTACAGCCAGTACTTCTACGGCAAGCGCGTTGCCCTGGCCGGCGACCCCGACCAGATCATCGGCCTGACCAAGTTCCTGGTGGAGCTGGACATGGTCCCGGCCTACATCGTCTCCGGCACCCCCGGCAACAAGCTGGAGAAGGCCATCCGCGAGATCACCAAGGACGTGCCCGCCGAAGTCAAGTTCAAGTGCCCCGGCGACATGTTCCTGCTGCACCAGTGGATCAAGCAGGAGCCCGTGGACCTGCTGATCGGCAACTCCTACATGAAGTACATCGCCCGCGACGAGGACATCCCCCTGATCCGCCACGGGTTCCCCATCGTCGACCGCTTCGGCCACTCCATGTTCCCCACCGTGGGCTACAAGGGCGCCCTGCGGCTGATGGAGAAGATCCTCGACGCCCTGCTCACGCGCCGCGACCGCGACGCCTCCGAGACGGAGTTCGAGCTGGTCTACTAG
- the nifD gene encoding nitrogenase molybdenum-iron protein alpha chain, with protein MDAPITDKVAPAIDPEEVKKELLAKYPPKVGRKRSQQIFIKENEGPEDREVLSNVRTVPGIVTMRGCTYAGCKGVILGPTRDIVNITHGPIGCGFYSWLTRRNQTDASAPGAENYIPYAFSTDMQDEDIIFGGEKKLKRAIQEAYDLFKPKAIAIFSTCPVGLIGDDVHAVAREMKALLGINIFGFSCEGYKGVSQSAGHHIANNKIFTEVIGTSDTPNRTGKYNINMLGEYNIGGDAFEIERILDKCGITVNATFSGNSTYNDFASAQMADLSCVMCHRSINYVADMMETKYGIPWIKVNFIGAHATAKSLRRIAAHFGDPELIAKVEEVIAEEMPLVEEALAKIKPRTTGKTAMLFVGGSRAHHYQELFAELGMTTLAAGYEFAHRDDYEGRHVIPTIKIDADSRNIEELHVEADPERYSPRMSEEDMKAREAAGWKYKEYEGLVPDMAPKTMIIDDLNQYEADKLIEMYKPDIFCAGIKEKYSVQKMGVPLKQLHSYDYGGPYAGFRGAVNYYKDIDRMVNTKVWSKVKAPWAADGPELTACYVAG; from the coding sequence ATGGACGCCCCGATCACAGATAAGGTCGCCCCGGCGATCGACCCTGAAGAAGTAAAGAAGGAGCTTCTGGCCAAGTACCCGCCCAAGGTCGGCCGCAAGCGCTCCCAGCAGATATTCATCAAGGAAAACGAGGGTCCCGAGGACCGCGAGGTGCTCTCCAACGTGCGCACCGTCCCCGGCATCGTGACCATGCGCGGCTGCACCTACGCGGGCTGCAAGGGCGTTATTCTCGGCCCCACGCGCGACATCGTGAACATCACCCACGGCCCCATCGGCTGCGGCTTCTACTCCTGGCTGACCAGGCGCAACCAGACCGACGCGTCCGCCCCCGGCGCGGAGAACTACATCCCGTACGCGTTCTCCACCGACATGCAGGACGAGGACATCATCTTCGGCGGCGAGAAGAAGCTCAAGAGGGCCATCCAGGAAGCCTACGACCTGTTCAAGCCCAAGGCCATCGCCATCTTCTCCACCTGCCCCGTCGGCCTCATCGGCGACGACGTGCACGCCGTGGCCCGTGAGATGAAGGCCCTGCTCGGCATCAACATCTTCGGCTTCTCCTGCGAGGGCTACAAGGGCGTCTCGCAGTCGGCCGGCCACCACATCGCCAACAACAAGATCTTCACCGAGGTCATCGGCACCTCCGACACGCCCAACCGCACCGGCAAGTACAACATCAACATGCTGGGCGAGTACAACATCGGCGGCGACGCCTTCGAGATCGAGCGCATCCTGGACAAGTGCGGCATCACCGTGAATGCCACCTTCTCCGGCAACTCGACCTACAACGACTTCGCCTCCGCCCAGATGGCCGACCTCTCCTGCGTCATGTGCCACCGCTCCATCAACTACGTGGCGGACATGATGGAGACCAAGTACGGCATCCCCTGGATCAAGGTGAACTTCATCGGCGCCCACGCCACGGCCAAGAGCCTGCGCCGCATCGCCGCCCACTTCGGCGACCCCGAGCTGATCGCCAAGGTCGAGGAGGTCATCGCCGAAGAAATGCCCCTGGTCGAAGAGGCCCTAGCCAAGATCAAGCCCCGCACCACGGGCAAGACCGCGATGCTCTTCGTGGGCGGCTCCCGCGCGCACCACTACCAGGAGCTCTTCGCCGAGCTCGGCATGACCACCCTGGCCGCCGGCTACGAGTTCGCCCACCGCGACGACTACGAAGGCCGCCACGTCATCCCGACCATCAAGATCGACGCCGACTCCCGCAACATCGAGGAGCTGCACGTCGAGGCCGACCCCGAGCGCTACAGCCCCCGCATGAGCGAGGAGGACATGAAGGCCCGCGAGGCCGCCGGCTGGAAGTACAAGGAGTACGAAGGCCTGGTCCCCGACATGGCGCCCAAGACCATGATCATCGACGACCTCAACCAGTACGAGGCCGACAAGCTGATCGAAATGTACAAGCCCGACATCTTCTGCGCCGGCATCAAGGAGAAGTACTCCGTGCAGAAGATGGGCGTGCCCCTGAAGCAGCTGCACTCCTACGACTACGGCGGTCCGTACGCCGGGTTCCGGGGCGCTGTGAACTACTACAAAGACATCGACAGGATGGTGAACACCAAGGTCTGGAGCAAGGTCAAGGCTCCCTGGGCCGCGGACGGCCCCGAACTCACCGCCTGCTACGTGGCCGGCTAG